TTCATAGTCAAAACTAAACCACGATCCAAATGTAtctagtttaaaataaataaaatcagcTACTTTCCACCAAGTTACTGAATACAGTGTAGCATTGTGATTATATCCTCAGGTAACAACCAAGTTCAATTAGTCGGGTTAGACGAGGAGAAGAGTTGCTGGAACTTTATTATCTTCATTACTCATTTCCCTCAGATAATATATTGTAGCTCTTTTACATCAAGTTCAATTAAAGTAACAACCAAGTGGTACAACATTGACAAGATcattacaaaacaaaacctCAGAAAACATAGATTTAGATTGGTACCATGTCGTCGGATGTGTAGATGGATTAACAACTATAAAACTCAgtcaatataaaaataagttatttGACAGAACAATAGGCATATTGTGTTGTATATTCTTCAATGGGCACAAGAGTGTATAACAGCtaaacaacacacacacaatgTGAACTTGTCCCTAGTGGCCTTATTCTTAATAATACTCATACATATGATCCATCCGTAATTACCAATCATCGGTAGTAAGCCATGTGTCTAGATGACCTAAAAGGAGAGTTATCAAATGGAGTTGGTTTCCATGCTGGCACAggctccttcttctttttcttgtcaATTTTGGTTTCAGAACGGAGCCAAGATTCTACCACGGAGAGGAGGTTGGGTGAAGTTTTCATCTCGCTGATGTCTGCCATTTTTGATGAACGATTAAGCTCACCGTTCTGAATGTAAGCCAAATGTGTAGCCCATGTCTCTAACCCGTCGAATATATGAGTTGCATATACAATTGTAGCTCCTCTCTGTGTTCATCAATGATATAGACAAGTCAAAGATGAGTGCATTATAATCAAACCACTACTAATGCACAACACGTGTAGTATTCCAATTACCAAACCATAGAACCATGAAAGCAAGCAGCGTATATAGTAGGAACATGAGATATAAATGGTTGATCATACCTGATCACATTCTTCTTTGAAGAATTCCAGCAAATCCATCCTTGCAACAACATCAAGGTCAACAGTTACCTCGTCAAGTAACAACACCTGTATAATCAGATTAGCATTAAGGTCAGAAATGATGACATGACAACAAAACCAGAAACTATGAACTCTTCTTATGAAAGCCATATGGGAATATAACTTAGAACGAACATGTGAGATTAGATTCTTTGAAACAATATTCATTTTTACCTTGAATGGATGTAAGAGTCCCATGCATATCTGAACTCGGCGTTTCTGCCCATCAGAAACCTTATGCATACGCCACTGAAGGTTGATGTCAAGAAGATCAATCAGTTTCTCTCTTCTCACCGGATCGATTCCTTCAACTAGTAcgacataaaaaacaaataatctGCTTAAGTCTAAGCCTGCAAACAGGGTAAAACAAGAGAAAAGAGGTCAAATTCAAGAATATCATTGCTAGGGTTGATAATATATAACCTCCAAATATCATATGTTCTGCTGAAAAGTCTCCCTGAAGAGGAACCTCACCCTAAAATGAAGCATAATCACACGAAAGTAAACTAATCTCAGATCGATAATGCGGGTTTGAGTGATCTTAGATACAGTAGGGGATACTCACAGCCGAACCAACGGTTTTACTCCAAGATCCTCCAAGGTAAGACAAGTCACCACTGCAAACAAGTTGAGTATCATGGAAAGCAGAGCGGCTTAGAACTTGTACAACGTTCTTTCCTCCAACCATATGCTTTCCAGCCAGAATCTTCAACAAGGTTGTCTTGCCTGAACAAATAATTCAACAGGAACACAAGCAGCTTAGTTTTTAACAGCTTGTAAATGATGTCTCAAGTAACTCACGGTCATATCTGATCACAAGCAAGCAAGAAACCGAGACATGAAAACAGAAAACCACAAGCGGTTATCCCTGGCTCAGGCTGCTACAAAACGATCAACGTACCAGATCCATTGGCGCCAACAAGAAGGCAGCGAGATCCTGCTGGAAGATCGAGGTTGAAATCGAAGAATATAGGATCCTCCGCTTCATAAGAAAACTCCATACCGCTAACTCTAATCGCATCATCACTTGTCGTCGCCTGATCTTTCGCTGCCATTTGTTTCGCCGTCTCAAGCGGTAAGATAAAGTTGGTAGGTAGGATTAGTAGGTGGACCGAGGTAGTTAAACGGATCCACGTAACACCACTCAGTTTCGTATCGTGCGGACCAAACAGTTGTTTTGTACTGtaaattttcttcattttttttgctaaactgtaaatttcataatatgatggaagaaaaaaatttacAGAGAAATCTTATGCCATTCATGTTGTAATAATGTAGAAAGATATTATATTAATCTCTATATAAAAATCTCGTGATCAAGCAGATGTAACAAAGATgatttgaaaaatgaaaaaaatattacaacacgAAGTGTTGGGATTACAAGGAAACACACATCAATTTACCAGTACCATAcattataaatgtaaaaagcTCATATCGCTGTTTGCCTTGGTATCTAGTGTCTCTGCCTCTAATGTCTCTTGCTCTCAAGTCACAAGAAGGTGAAGCCGGACGAGTCCAAGACCTTAAATTTCACGTGTGATCAGAAAGCTGCCCAACCTGATGCAGCTCCTGTTGACTTGGTCGGCCCTGATCCTTGAGTTGGAGGAAGATTCTTCTGCAGACCGAGTACCACCAAAAATGGAGAGTTCAGTGGTTTAAATGTCGTTTGTTGGTTAATTCAGATGCTACTAAGACGAAAAGGTTTGCTTACCTTGAGTTGAGATAGATCAGACAGAGGATCGTTCCTACGCCTTGTGTTACCCGTTGAACTGTCGGATGCAATCCTTGAAGTGACAGGATCATTTGGAGGAGGCGGTAGAGGAGACCTGGTTTTGGTAGCAGCAGTTGGTGGTGGAGCAAGTGCTAGAGGCTTCCCGTTTCCTGAAAGAGCGGCTGAGAGCATCCCAGTGCCATTTGTGGTAGGTTTTGGCTTTACGTTGATTCTTATGGTTTCACCTTCCTTTAAACCCCGCATCAAAAATAACAAGCTTTTTAGGTTCTACTGAGTTAGTAAGAAACTTTGCTGCAGGTAAGATACATATTATTAAGCATAAAAAGAATGGCTTTCTCGTTTTACCAAGATATTGATTCCATAGTTAAGTTTCATAAACAGATAAACTAACATAAACTCAACAAAATCAAAAGACCACAATCTCCTACTGGGCGTGGGAACGGATCCTACAACAAACTTGTGATTCTGAACTATTTATGAAGACCAAACGAGCAAAAGGATCAATTTTGCAGCATCAGTTTGATTCCACGACTTGTAACCCGGGACAGGACACTACAGAAACACGAGCAAGAACTCCATACAGATACAAAAACATGAGCAAGTACTCCAGTCACATGCAAACCCATTCTTTGTTCTTTCAAATAAAAACTGCAGCCTAAAGATCCGGTCATTATATATAGTGACTATAAAGAATTACCAGACACTCCTCATCTGTGCAACAAAGTATTGAACAGAGACTAAAAGAGCAGGAATAATGAACAAAGGGTAACAGAACGTGGTGACACTAACTTATCCTAATCTCTCCACAACGcacaaaaataatcaaatattcaATTCACTCTGATTCAATCTCAGTTCCAAGACCATATTTTTAAGCCTACCAACAAACGAGAGATCTACTGCAATGCCAATGATGCTAACAAAACGCATCTAAATTGATCTAAAGCTTACGAGCAAATTGGTTTACCTTTAATCTGTGATTAACAGCAGGATGGATATCAATGTGATCGTCACTCTCACTCGTTTCACcactctccttctccttctccctcCTCACGTACTTCTCATGATCCGACAACGCCACATTGAAATCAAACGCCTCGTTCCTCTCCGCGAACCCCAGCCCGATGAACGCGTACTTCCCGCGCCCGTCGTCGATCCTGAGCACAAAATACCTAGACGAATCGAGCGACGGCTCCACCGAGTTCTCTCTCCTCCCGGGATCGACGAAGCAAGCCGCGAAGAGATCGCCGGAGTTCGAATCCTCGAGGCGGATCTCGCATCGGTCCTTGCACGACACGACGCGGAGCCTGCCGGACCAGATCTTATCGGACTGGAGCCATTCGCCGCACTTATATCCGCCGGATGTGGTTCGCGGCGGGATCTTGTAGACGGAGACCTCGCGCACCACGAGGAGTGTGTGCTCGAAtgtctcttcctcctccttctcttcctcctcGAACGACATCGTGTGAAGCTTTTGACGATGATCGTTAAGGACTTGGGAAGCTTATACGAGAACAcacaaattaattaattaagtaTCTATTTTGTAAAGTGTTTAGCATTATCATCTAAAGagattttatttaattactcTAATCATGAAAATTAAACTTCATAAAACGGTGCCGTTTAGTTACCGCCTTATTGGAGCAATTATAAAAGCGGTccctggattttttttttttttttttgtcttcttccttgtgGCCTGAGAGAAGTCGAAGCTTAGCGATTGTACAACCATGGCGACGGCTTCAGGTACCGATTTCATTCACACTTTTCTTTAATTCGGTAGATCTTCTTTAAAGCTGGGCTCTTTTGGTTCTTAATTTCCCTTTGGTGGTCATGAATCTGGGTTCTGATTACCTACTTACGTCTTTTGTAATCAGAAAATTAGGGCTTTTACTGCTTTTGGCGTATCTGTGTAGTGAGTTTCATTTCTAATTTGGTTTTTGTTAGATCCAATTTGCGATAGAGTCTGATTTTGAGTCTGCCCTTCTGATTATTTCGGTTTCTTTGGTCAATTTTTAATGTTAGCGATCAATTTTGGTACGTCCGTAAGATACCGTCTGTGTGTTTTCTAATTTGgggtttgattttgattttggctACTTTCTGTGAATTAATAGTAGTCTTGTCAAGTTGTTTGACAAATTGTGAATTGTTGTTCTGACATGTTCCTGTGGGGGGTTGTTTGCAGCTGCTTTCAAGTCTAGGGAAGACCATAGGAAGCAAATTGAATTAGAGGAAGCTCGTAAAGCCGGGCTTGCACCAGCTGAGCTAGATGAGGATGGTAAAGAAATCAATCCTCACATTCCTCAGTATATGTCATCTGCTCCTTGGTATCTCAACGCTGAAAAGCCCAGTCTTAAGCATCAAAGGAACTGGAAGAGTGATCCCAATTACACTAAGTCGTGGTATGACAGAGGTGCTAAGATCTTCCAAGCCGAAAAATACCGCAAGGGAGCTTGTCAAAAGTATGTCTCTCTCTGAACCTTGGCTATGTAATGAATTTGATCTAGTTTCTAACTTTTTCCCGTTATTTTTCAAAAGTTGTGGTGCAATGACGCATACTGCAAAGGCGTGTATGGATAGACCTCGCAAGATTGGAGCAAAGTACACGAACAAGAACATTGCACCTGATGAGAAAATCGAGAGCTTTGAGCTCGACTATGATGGCAAGAGGGACCGATGGAATGGGTACGATCCTTCAACCTATCATCGTGTGGTAGACCTTTATGAAGCAAAAGAGGATGCGCGAAAGAAGTATCTCAAGGAGCAGCAGATTAAGAAACTAGAGGAGAAGAACAATAACCAGGAAGGTGATGATGCAGCAACCAGTGATGgggacgaagaagatgatgatgacttGAAGGTCGATGAAGCTAAGGTTGATGAGAGCAGGCAGATGGACTTTGCAAAGGTTGAAAAACGTGTTCGAACTACTGGTGGTGGTAGCACAGGAACTGTTAGGTATGGACTACAAAACATCATCACGTAATGTCTAATTGGTTGGATTCTTTTATTTGATGCACTAATGGTGTAACCCTTCTTCTTGATTTCAGGAATCTGCGTATCAGAGAAGACACAGCGAAATACCTGTTGAACCTTGATATCAATTCGGCTCATTATGACCCTAAAACACGATCCATGCGTGAAGACCCACTTCCAGATGCAGATCCgaatgataaattttatttggTTAGTTGTAGTTTATCGCTATTGTATCCCGCATTCTGATAATCTAAGGTACTAAACCATATTTTTGCTTACCATCTATCCAGGGAGATAATCAGTATAGAAACAGTGGACAAGCTCTAGAGTTCAAACAGATGAACATCCACTCATGGGAAGCATTTGACAAGGGACAGGACATGCATATGCAAGCGGCTCCATCCCAAGCTGAGTTGCTATACAAGAACTTCAAGGTCGCGAAGGACAAACTGAAGACTCAGACAAAGGACACAATCATGGAGAAGTATGGGAATGCTTCTACAGAAGATGAAATTCCAATGGAGCTTTTGCTTGGGCAGAGTGAAAGACAAGTTGAGTATGACCGAGCAGGGAGGATTATAAAGGGACAGGTacggtttttaatattttaacttcaCGAACCATTCACTCAGAGCAATGTGAACTCCTTGTGGTATGTTGTGCTTTTGTGTGGATCGATTTGATTCTTAATAGGTGTTTGTTTTGTACACAGGAGGTTATACTGCCAAAGAGCAAATACGAAGAAGATGTTCTTGCTAACAATCACACAAGCGTTTGGGGCTCATGGTGGAAAGACCATCAATGGGGATATAGATGTTGCCAGCAGACAATTCGCAATAGTTACTGCACAGGCTCTGCTGGTATTGAGGCCGCGGAGGCATCCCTTGATCTGATGAAGGCTAACATTGCTCGCAAAGAAGCCTGTGAAGGTTTGTGTTGCTGACTCTGTTTGTTATTTCAGTTCCTTATATCTTTTTATTGGATTGGTTGAAAAAACTGCTCGAGGAATAGCTTATGACACACACACTTCTGCGTATGTTTTTGTAATGTTGTTGTTTGTACGCATGTGCTAACAAAACAATGAATGGTGTTTTTGGTGAACAGAGAGCCCAAAGAAGGTTGAAGAGAAGAGAATGGCCGCATGGGGATCTGATGTTCCTGAAGATTTGGAGTTGAACGAGGAGGCACTTGCTAATGCTCTTAAAAAGGTAAGAATGCGGCTTGAGTTTTTCTCCTGTCAATACGTTTCTATGTCTTGGAGACATATCTGATACCGCTAATAACGATGTGTGCAGGAGGATGAGCGTAAGAGGGAAGAAAAAGATGAGAGGAAACGCAAATACAATGTCAAATACACCAACGATGTAATGATCTTATAGTATCGAATCATATTCTTAAATTGAATGGTCGCTAATCAAAATCTCTTATTTCATGGACAGGTGACTCCGGAAGAGATGGAAGCTTATAGAATGAAGAGAGTTCACCACGAGGACCCGATGAAAGATTTCCTCTGACAAAAATAGTCTCTCTATTTTCTTCCTTTTACCATTTCAGTCTGAAGAAACCTTGTGCGTTTTATGTAATGACGTCATCGTTAACTAGCAACATCTTGTAGTAAGCAATAACATGCGATCACTAGACATGGACCATATGACTCTTTGTTGGTTTGTGGTATTACTTGCTTATAGATTAGCAGTCATGTTGCTCATAAAAGATAGAGAAATgaactttcttcttttttgagcAACAGGGAAATGAGCTTAAAAGCTTTTTTATTACACTTTAGAATAAAATGATTTCCCAATAGCTAAAAATTTTGAGCAGTGAGAGGAACATAGTGAGCGACTGTTTCCTTTGACCATGTTCATCTATCTCTGTTGAAAGTTACAGAATGAGCCTAATGAAGCATATTTTTAGTAACACACAAACACCCTAACGAAAAGTAAAGAGTAGCTGACATACTGGGCCTAACGAAGCGTTATTTACTAATGGGCCTAAACAATTCGACCCAGTTTACAAGAGGACGGTTTGTATCAGGAGCTCATTTGTCATTCGTCTCCTTCTCaattctaaaaccctaagcttCGCCGAGGGGCTCAGATCGTGATTCTTCCTAAACCCTAGCATCGCCGGCGATTAAGAGTTTAGCTAAGGTGACTTCCTCTCTTTGGATCCTCTATTTTGATCTCCGAATTTTCACTGTGTTTATTTGTGCCGATAGAGTTTACGCTGTGCCTAATCGTTGTTCAGTTTGATTATCCTTTGTGTGATTTAGAAATAGAATGTTAATGTAATGAAAAATCATGGATCTGTTATTGCTGCGTCGACGATCTATTGTTACTGCGTCTATTTGATAATGGTAAAAAAAGGCTCGATCGATTTTAGTCAAGTTCAGATTTTTTCTAAGATTCATGTTTCTGTTGCTTTGTTAAGTCTTTTGGATTCTATAAAATTTCTCGCCGTGCACAGTGTCTTTGTGTTGTGTAAGGTAACTGTAAGTGCCGTGTTGATTGTTTATTTGTAGCTCTTAAAGAAATGAGTTTCAACAAAGTGCCCAACGTGCCTGGATCTCCTGCGCTCTCTGCCCTTCTTAAGGTCAGCGTGATTGGTGGGCTTGGCCTCTATGCCATTACCAATAGCCTCTACAATGTCGAGGGTGGACACCGTGCTGTCATGTTCAACCGTTTAACTGGTATCAAGGAAAAGGTTCTGTATTATTCCTCCAGCTAACTCAAGTAGTTAATATCATTTTTGTATCTGAGTCGATGAatagttactttttttttaaaacgtgaGCTTTACTCTcggaattgtttttttttcaggtgtACCCGGAAGGAACACATTTTATGTTGCCATGGTTTGAGAGGCCAATCATCTATGATGTCCGTGCACGACCCTACCTTGTTGAGAGCACCACCGGTAGTCATGACCTTCAGATGGTGCGTTCTCTGTTTCTTGTGCTTCTGTCTCTccttttttgtgtgtttttatatTAGCTATGTCATGCTTCAGTTTCAAATGCTGTTCCTGATTGTGAAGCTATGGATTATAGTAGACATTTCTTCCTTTGATCTTATTTTGAGATCCTTAAATGCAGCATGGAGACcatattttttaagtttggaTATAGTTTATGCGGCTATGGAGCTATTGATTGAGTTTCCATTTCTCTATTAGAATGTTATAAGACTAATGTATATTCTTATATGACCTGTGTGAGTTTACGGGTAGTGGTTAATAAAGAAATGGAGAAAACGCTGACtacttatctttttattttattttcctgtTGTGTTGTTTCTGCTTCATTTTTTGTCTATTGAATGAGAAATTAAATCATAGTTGCTTTCTGAGGAGGTTACATTAAGCTGTAACAGAAAATAGCATAGTGTCTTGCTGTTCTTAGAGATGTTGCTGTGtttctaatatttttgtttgttgttgcaCAGGTGAAAATTGGACTAAGGGTTCTCACTCGTCCCATGGGTGACCGTTTGCCTCAGATTTACCGAACCCTTGGCGAGAATTACAGTGAAAGGGTTCTTCCTTCCATCATCCATGAGACCCTTAAGGCTGTGGTGGCTCAGTACAATGCAAGCCAGCTCATCACTCAGAGAGAAGTATGTTACTCAACATTCTTCTTGTACAACTTCTTTTACTCTTTTGTTCATAATGGTAGACTGCTTTACTTTCTTCTAGGCTGTGAGCAGAGAGATACGCAAGATTCTGACGGAGAGAGCTTCCAACTTTGACATTGCTCTTGATGATGTCTCCATCACAACTCTCACATTCGGCAAAGAGTTCACCGCTGCAATCGAGGCAAAACAAGTCGCTGCTCAGGAAGCTGAACGTGCTAAGTTCATTGTGGAGAAGGCCGAGCAAGACAAGAGGAGTGCGGTTATCCGTGCGGAGGTAAATGATATTTGATCTTCAATTGGAATCTAATGACAGAGGTTATAGATTTTGTGGGTGTCTCTGCTAAAAAGCATTTGGtgtgtgtttgatttgttgtgCAGGGAGAAGCTAAAAGTGCTCAACTTATCGGACAAGCCATTGCAAACAATCAGGCATTCATCACTCTGAGAAAGATTGAAGCTGCGAGAGAGATTGCTCAGACCATTGCACAATCAGCTAACAAGGTCTACCTAAGCTCCAATGATCTGTTGCTTAACCTTCAAGGGATGAACTTGGAGCCTGGCCCTAAGAAGTAAAAGAAGGACATAATAAGTTCCATTCCTCCAAAAACGTAGTTTGTGTTTTGACCAGACTATTTTGCCCATTACTATGCTATTCAGATTTTATTTGGCAACGTTATCTACCTGTTGAGAGTTTTTTATTGGAGAGAAATAATAAGATAAGTGCATACGTATTATTCGAATGAGCATAGCATGCCCTTTGTATTTAATCACGCCATGCCGGTGCCACTGTGATGAAGTTCCGAACAcgccaaattaaaaataaaattttgaccaAGTAAAAATCTTAATTTGCTTATAAATGATGTCatgtattattaaattaatgTCACCAGATAACAAAAGAATTAGCTGGACTGTATTGTTTGAttaataaatagttaaaaattcACGACTTGCTGTTCCGTAAAGTTACTGCGAAACGTCATGTGGTTTTATCACGGTGAGGGTCCATGTTCTGTCATTTTTTTCTCGTTCTTCAGCTGTTTCCTTTGACGAGGGGGTTGTTAGATTGTTTCCACAAATTATCACGTCACAAACTTGGCATTTCTGACGTTCGTGCAATGTGTTTTCGATCAGATTGTATGCAAAGCTAACTTATACTAAACAAAGGATTCAAAATGAAGTTTAGTTGTTGAGCTTtccttttaattaatattagaGAAAACATGTGATCCTCATGACGTAATAGAGATGATATGCCATACAATGATTTGCCTTTTTACCCATAAGCCAACCATAAATCTAAAACAACTAGATCAATCTGTTGACATCAGCCTTGTCGTAAGCCATTAACTATGTCATCGTCATcagttgtttaaaaaataaactaaatcgTGCAAGTCattgatttttctaaaatatcatAGGTTAAAGATTACATTACGTTTGAGATAATGATAATTATACTTAAAATACTGAGATGTCGCATTCGAGTTCCGACAATGAGTTCAAAATGTGTCtttcactcctaagataattaACACTAAATGTTTAGAAGATATTTGGATGATCTACACTCAACATTAATGAATTATcacaagtatttttttttagatacaGTGACGTTGCTTTGGATATTATGAGAATGCAATTTACGCATGCCTTACGTtgatcataaaacaaaattttctccAAGCTCCCTGTATAAATTCTTTAATCCAATCTCTTACCAATGCAACCCAGCTAAAGAAGACTCACTCtgaccctctctctctctctcctttcttctcgcttctctcttctctcttctcataCATCAATAATGCAGAAAGCAATAAGACCATATGAATCATCGTGGACGAAGACCATACCGGGCAATAGCATCTTCCGTCCAAAGGCTGAAGAtaaaccatcatcatcattatcatggCTAACATCGTCATCATCACCACAAAAGCTATCTTTAAGCATTAAGGAATCAAGCAACGTATTGGTAATGGAGAATGCTGTGGTGGTGTTTGCTAGGAGAGGCTGCTGCATGGGACACGTGGCCAGACGACTGCTACTTACACATGGCGTGAACCCACTGGTAGCTGAGGTTGATGATGAAGACGAAAATATCATCATAAGTGAATCGGGTAAAACCATGATTAATAAAGAGAAGTTACCAGTCATGTTCATAGGAGGAAAGATGTTTGGAGGGTTGGAGAATCTGATGGCTGCTCATATTAGTGGTGATTTAGTGCCTACTCTCAGACAAGCGGGGGCATTATGGCTTTGATTGATGATGTTAATcttttatttaattgtttttttcacGCCTTGTCGCattatttgttaatattttgGCAATGTTTCAACCTAAGTGAATTTGTAATTGATTGTGTTATGTGATTAGTTTGAtcagaaagagagaaaaaattagaaagaacaaaaatacTATTTTCTTGTAACTAATAGCTCTTGAAATCTGTATTTGTGTATTGATACTTGATAGCTGCTAGCGAGTGAAATGGTATCTAACCAGTAGCCAAAATTTACATATGGGCTTATTACACTAATGTGCTTTTGATAAGTACAGcccaataaagaaaatataaatagtaaaattaaaCCCCTCAAAagtagggctgggcaaaaaaccgaaccgaaccgatcgaACTGAACCGACCGAACCGAAACTGATTCGAACCAAATCAAAGTTTATTTCAAATCATTCGGTTGAAGATTTTTCCAACCCGAACGGTTCAGTTCAGTTCagtttaaaccgaaccgaaccgataaacCGAAGtgttttatagttatttaaattaaaaatattagtaaattaAAATCCTAAGATTAAGCCCACGTAATTTCCTTTTACACTAAGAAAATcctaatataatttgatttccATGAAACTAATATAATTTGTTATACGGTTTCATGCTTTTGTGTAACCATTATTGTATTTCTCTCAAAGACGTGTtctgttttcaatttttgttaGTGAAAAGAACAATATGGAATCATGGGTGTAGAGTTATagtaaaaatatagataaatactcgtatagtatatatataacatatactaATTATTGATTCGTTGCAGCTTTTTTTGATGATATCACATGGAAGATGACTTATTACAtgctttttttaattcttaagagacaaaaatattgtttttttctttttatttagttaattttggtttgattgaattcttataaagttataagaggaaattacatgtttaccactttcatggtaccacttttcatttttaccaccactaataagacattttcaaaaatacatttttcattaagtggcaaaagactcttatgcccttgttatttatatatatataataaatcattatttaaataaaaaaataaaattaaaaataaaaaaaataaaaaaaaaatttatatatatttttaaatatttatttatatatttattagaatcatgaATTTCACATTCCcaaaaccctaccccacccctcaactataaaccctaagtctagattagttaacccaaagggtataattgtattttatcattcattaaaagtgagggtaaaagtggttagtgtaaacatgaaaagtggtactatgaatgtggtatttgtggcaatttcccaagttataaactatatttgtaacattttaaaaggtttttattttggttttatattgaatttaatttacatacttaattttttattatgacCAACATGATTATTTCATGACAACTATAcatttatgtattaaaacataatttcttgtacaataaataaactaagaaaaatccgattaaactgaaccgaaccgaaatacaaACCGAATTGAATATGAACCAAAccgaatataaaccgaaccgaacataACTGAACCGaaatcgatccaaaccaaactaactatggtttacttcagctgaaaaaaatctaga
The sequence above is drawn from the Brassica napus cultivar Da-Ae chromosome A8, Da-Ae, whole genome shotgun sequence genome and encodes:
- the LOC111200406 gene encoding uncharacterized protein At1g03900; translated protein: MSFEEEEKEEEETFEHTLLVVREVSVYKIPPRTTSGGYKCGEWLQSDKIWSGRLRVVSCKDRCEIRLEDSNSGDLFAACFVDPGRRENSVEPSLDSSRYFVLRIDDGRGKYAFIGLGFAERNEAFDFNVALSDHEKYVRREKEKESGETSESDDHIDIHPAVNHRLKEGETIRINVKPKPTTNGTGMLSAALSGNGKPLALAPPPTAATKTRSPLPPPPNDPVTSRIASDSSTGNTRRRNDPLSDLSQLKKNLPPTQGSGPTKSTGAASGWAAF
- the LOC106401134 gene encoding pre-mRNA-splicing factor SLU7-A, with product MATASAAFKSREDHRKQIELEEARKAGLAPAELDEDGKEINPHIPQYMSSAPWYLNAEKPSLKHQRNWKSDPNYTKSWYDRGAKIFQAEKYRKGACQNCGAMTHTAKACMDRPRKIGAKYTNKNIAPDEKIESFELDYDGKRDRWNGYDPSTYHRVVDLYEAKEDARKKYLKEQQIKKLEEKNNNQEGDDAATSDGDEEDDDDLKVDEAKVDESRQMDFAKVEKRVRTTGGGSTGTVRNLRIREDTAKYLLNLDINSAHYDPKTRSMREDPLPDADPNDKFYLGDNQYRNSGQALEFKQMNIHSWEAFDKGQDMHMQAAPSQAELLYKNFKVAKDKLKTQTKDTIMEKYGNASTEDEIPMELLLGQSERQVEYDRAGRIIKGQEVILPKSKYEEDVLANNHTSVWGSWWKDHQWGYRCCQQTIRNSYCTGSAGIEAAEASLDLMKANIARKEACEESPKKVEEKRMAAWGSDVPEDLELNEEALANALKKEDERKREEKDERKRKYNVKYTNDVTPEEMEAYRMKRVHHEDPMKDFL
- the LOC111200407 gene encoding ABC transporter I family member 19-like, coding for MAAKDQATTSDDAIRVSGMEFSYEAEDPIFFDFNLDLPAGSRCLLVGANGSGKTTLLKILAGKHMVGGKNVVQVLSRSAFHDTQLVCSGDLSYLGGSWSKTVGSAGEVPLQGDFSAEHMIFGVEGIDPVRREKLIDLLDINLQWRMHKVSDGQKRRVQICMGLLHPFKVLLLDEVTVDLDVVARMDLLEFFKEECDQRGATIVYATHIFDGLETWATHLAYIQNGELNRSSKMADISEMKTSPNLLSVVESWLRSETKIDKKKKKEPVPAWKPTPFDNSPFRSSRHMAYYR
- the LOC106401787 gene encoding prohibitin-2, mitochondrial; the encoded protein is MSFNKVPNVPGSPALSALLKVSVIGGLGLYAITNSLYNVEGGHRAVMFNRLTGIKEKVYPEGTHFMLPWFERPIIYDVRARPYLVESTTGSHDLQMVKIGLRVLTRPMGDRLPQIYRTLGENYSERVLPSIIHETLKAVVAQYNASQLITQREAVSREIRKILTERASNFDIALDDVSITTLTFGKEFTAAIEAKQVAAQEAERAKFIVEKAEQDKRSAVIRAEGEAKSAQLIGQAIANNQAFITLRKIEAAREIAQTIAQSANKVYLSSNDLLLNLQGMNLEPGPKK
- the LOC106400192 gene encoding monothiol glutaredoxin-S13-like, with amino-acid sequence MQKAIRPYESSWTKTIPGNSIFRPKAEDKPSSSLSWLTSSSSPQKLSLSIKESSNVLVMENAVVVFARRGCCMGHVARRLLLTHGVNPLVAEVDDEDENIIISESGKTMINKEKLPVMFIGGKMFGGLENLMAAHISGDLVPTLRQAGALWL